In a genomic window of Salmo trutta chromosome 32, fSalTru1.1, whole genome shotgun sequence:
- the LOC115170689 gene encoding LOW QUALITY PROTEIN: glutamine-rich protein 2-like (The sequence of the model RefSeq protein was modified relative to this genomic sequence to represent the inferred CDS: deleted 1 base in 1 codon) — protein MDNLRGMLEDMMASSSSLLSQSLQQEPQGSKQGQGSGQAGGQQGSTCPSCSVDVSRKVSQLFQRYENLQGLVSRFMNQQGGGRPGAESSELMNDVQGAIMQLQAECEKLHSTANHLIEEHSQKQVHIDHLYKSMEELDEKKADKELVEMEIEITACGKVPLHLLRPPSRYAYPRTALGHRASTPGLPSHKSNRPYTIYELEQVRQHCRSLRPGTNHSHFEMASSERAMMQRIHTMMCRQIERVQSHLVGPERTYSQGALREIGPSRYPHILSPLQRTSQSLPKQSVYLPTFNLRSCVHPRERIPEMADYSYLAMSRSCGGSHTLTYPNRRYTRLQHISHFIQAEEETPPVSSSPLRIQPEEVDILGLDGHIYKGRLKTRSVKTVDARLPTIFPKDGMCKSKDKIMRSQFQKPGCTEPGCVTPVRSQSAKTQRSRSASGSSVRDRPVFFRLPVPGYPSPELVPC, from the exons ATGGACAACCTGCGAGGCATGCTGGAGGACATGATGGCGTCCTCCTCCTCGCTGCTCTCCCAGAGCCTCCAGCAGGAGCCCCAGGGGTCAAAGCAGGGCCAGGGCagcggtcaggcaggcgggcagcAAGGCTCCACGTGCCCCTCCTGCTCTGTAGACGTGAGCAGAAAGGTCAGCCAGCTGTTCCAGCGCTATGAGAATCTGCAGGGCCTGGTTAGCAGATTCATGAATCAGCAGGGAGGAGGCAGACCTGGAGCAGAG AGCTCGGAGCTGATGAATGACGTTCAGGGAGCCATCATGCAGCTGCAGGCTGAGTGTGAGAAGCTCCACAGCACAGCCAACCACCTGATTGAGGAGCACAGCCAGAAACAGGTCCACATCGAC CATCTGTACAagtccatggaagaactggatgAGAAGAAAGCTGACAAAGAGCTTGTGGAGATGGAGATTGAAATC ACAGCTTGTGGAAAggttccactgcatctcctgcgACCGCCCAGTCGATATGCTTACCCCAGGACC GCACTTGGTCACCGTG CCTCCACTCCTGGCCTACCCTCCCACAAGTCCAACCGACCGTACACCATCTATGAGCTTGAGCAGGTTCGCCAGCACTGCAGAAG CCTGAGGCCAGGAACCAACCACAGCCACTTTGAGATGGCCAGCTCCGAAAGGGCCATGATGCAGAGGATCCACACCATGATGTGTAGGCAGATAGAGAGAGTGCAGAGCCATCTAGTTGGCCCAGAGCGCACCTACAGCCAGGGGGCTCTGAGGGAGATCGGGCCCTCCCGCTATCCACACATCCTGAGCCCGCTGCAGAGGACCAGCCAGAGTCTGCCCAAGCA AAGTGTTTATCTTCCGACCTTCAACCTCCGCTCCTGTGTCCATCCTCGCGAGCGCATCCCAGAGATGGCAGACTACAGTTACCTGGCCATGTCCCGGAGCTGTGGAGGCagccacaccctgacctaccccAACCGCCGCTACACCCGCCTGCAGCACATCAGCCACTTCATCCAGGCTGAGGAGGAGACACCGCCCGTCTCCAGCTCCCCACTGCGCATTCAG CCGGAGGAGGTGGACATCCTGGGATTGGACGGACATATCTACAAGGGCCGCCTGAAAACCAGATCGGTCAAGACTGTGGATGCCAGACTACCCACCATCTTTCCTAAAGACG GCATGTGCAAGAGCAAAGACAAGATCATGCGCTCCCAGTTCCAGAAGCCTGGCTGCACAGAGCCGGGCTGTGTGACCCCTGTGCGATCCCAGAGTGCCAAGACCCAGCGCAGCCGCTCAG CCTCAGGCAGCTCTGTGCGGGACCGGCCCGTCTTCTTTAGGCTGCCTGTCCCaggctacccttccccagagctcGTCCCATGCTGA